A window of Magallana gigas chromosome 8, xbMagGiga1.1, whole genome shotgun sequence genomic DNA:
GCATAGCCAGCATTGGTAAATGTCTTTCCTTCTCATCTAGAGAAATATTCAAGGTTATGAGGATGCTCTTCGAAGTATGTATATAGTATGTAATTAGAAGACCATCTGAGAGAGCCCGATTGAAGTACACGACTGAGGCTAATTAATGCATGGTAAGATACAAAAGAAAAACGGTTCTGTCAATGACAGGTGAAGGTCGGAGGGCCAAAGAGAACAACTCACCGACAATGTATGTTTATTAAAATGACAAACTGCATCAGTGATGAACCGagaaaaatataatcatatcaAAAGAGATGCACGTTTCTGATTGCAATTTTTAGGCAATATTTACCCTCCTCCAGAGAAAGagttttgtataaatatacatgtataggaaaTGTTCagattttaaagctaaaatggtttgatttttctatacTCAGTCGTAGTTTATGaccatttctttcatttttgaacgttactttttaaaagtatgAGATTAGACACTCTTTCTTATTAGTTCTTGCAATGCACTTACATGAACGTAAATTATAATTGAAGGGTTTTCAAAAAAGTGAACATCATTTAGATTGATGTACTTGTAAAAAGATTGGCgacaaattatttcattaaattgaaGATTATAATGCAATATGTAAATTGTGCAATTAGTTTTTactagggctgggacgatactgtactgagccgattcggtacatatcacgatacatgagatgcgatacgatacatatcacgatacattgcaattgaatgaaaacatgaataaaagtttaaaatttattcaacctgCCGATGTATTACcacatgtccaaagttattttgttatattcataatgagcgttgcacaatttacaaattactttagtctcgtgtacactagtttttcataaacaagtactccaaaagttttccacactccatatatagcttcctaacagttttgacaactttacgaggttttccgccatctttgtactttcatattaggcgcgcggactaaaaatagccgatatatgaagctcggatatttttgaaaaataaaaaaagttcggtaaggtatcgttgtattaatggtaaatgtatcgatccaaatatcgtcaaaataaataccgcgatgcaccggtgcatcggtggatcgttCCATCCCTAGTTTTTACACATATAATACACCAGATTAAGCCTCTAACGTTAAACGCGAAAATCAGGTTGAAATAAAGTCTTCACGAAGTTATATGGTGTTGAGAAAACTGcacttattttgaaaataaatcacaaTGATCACTCCTTTTACTTTACCGTTTGACCTTCATAATGATATTGTACACATCTAAAAATGTTCTTCATCTAATATACCATATTATAGTTTGGAGAAAAAGAAACTTATTTGAGCTAAATTATAACTATACTAGATGATTACCCATGCAAGCGCaggaattaacactttacacattattatgatataatgCTTTAAAATACGTTAATTAAAccacattttttttgttcatttttgtatatactttgtccgattttttccttatattgttctttaaaattgaaataaaaaacaatctgCATCGTTAGATATTTAGTGGAGCGGGCAGGGATGAAAACTCTCATCTGAAATggataataaatacatgtacgtggccATAATCCTGTTTGTTGCaactgactgaaaaaaaaatttctattgtatttatttcaaaccagaGAATGAGTATTTAGAGTATCTGTCTCTATATATTTGGTTCTTTAgctcaattttcaatataatttctattactgtcccaaataagaatttcagataaagactgttttgaaaaacaatctggagggggaaggggggggcATCCCCATTAAACTTCtccgttttatgcatacatcatttatcCCAAGTTGTCAGATTCGAAGTATCTGCCGATGGTTAACTTgccctacactttccgccatgatgccaattagtcaacccgtttctaggcaccccgttctggaaagttctttccattaatactaaaatagcattaattgttccattttatttgtaaacttttttgtattattcgaagtccgatccaaggtatctcccgcgatgcatgatgaacgcgtcctacacttttcgttaaCTAGTCAATtcgcgttcttggttaccccgttttagaaagttctatcccattctctcaacagaggtcgtgcttcgcaagagaatgagtatcaaaactaaaatcgcccaCTAAAGAAACGATTTGActcatttcatttattcaacACTGagttgtcaaatcttaacttcaATGTATTCTCTAGATAGGCTtacattaaatatattcattctttacgtaatcatttaatattatttcatttcaattatataATTTGATCGAGACTAtccctgacttggatccgccaaagcgtgtccaccaccttactctcatttttgctatttcgggcttgtttatcgaaaatgaaagtaggttttttttttattaatttcacatTAATAACTTATTACTTAAAATTCAATTAGATCTTACGGACATCATCTAacacgtgttgaaataccaaaggtgtaagcaagtactctggtgcaggcattttgtagtttatttgcaaaatgtcttaattcATAAATATAGATATCAGTTATCTTTTCATATACACGTGTAACACGTACCATTGCTTGAAGCTTTGTTACAACGCCCTTTGAAAAATCATGCACTAAGCTTACTAGTTTAAACTAATCATAGTAGACCCTTATTACTTTTTTTGTCCTATCATCATTCTGTCACGCTTTTGCTTTTTATCTACAGGGTAGTCCCGTCACGTTATGATTATGTAACATTCCATCTCAAACACTCACCGAATTAGTCTGACATTTGAAATTCAACGCGAACATTGATTTATGAATATGGGTCCCTGGTTTTGAACTTTTACGTAGGATTAAGGATAGTTTTACAATGTACTAACCgcgggttttcttttataaagaaGAGAGGATTATTATAGATACGGGCTCTTCGATAATACGATGAATTGCcattaaaaatcatcttttaaCATACAAATAACTGTTTTTGTcatagaaaattttcaaatgcaTACAGAGAAGATTGCAATAAGACAGATTGAGGTGGATGAAAACaccaatttatatttttgtttttaccttttaaaCATGACATCGTATATATACAGACACGAGGTTTGTGGTAGAACAGTTTTGCGAACACTTAGCAGTGTATACAGAACAAGCACCTGTAGTATTATTCGCACTCGCTACCGTGGAAGGAGTGAAACTCGTGTATCTTGTCAGCTAAATGTTGTACTAATCGAGAAATACTTTCTTAATTGGCCACTAACAGGTACTATAACAAACTCAGAACAAGAGCAGTGTGCATTTGCAGAATAACACTGGTCAAAAGAGTAAGTATATGTTTTTCCTTCTCTTTTGCTTTGGTAGCCTACGTagacatatttaaaaattttaatttatcggctatttaataatttttatttaaaaaatcaagaatttaTCGTTCCTCCtactaaaaataattgaaaaaatgtaaatttttaataaaaaatccgATGGTATCCGATGTTACTTGTAAACAACCgtgaattaaaaaaaggatGACAGCATGAAtgctattttgttttcttcagaAAATGAAAACGACCTTCTTTTTGCTGTGTTCTCTTTTGCCAGTAATAGTTTTCAGTTTTCATGGAAAGCATGGCAAAACTATTGAAAGTAAGCAAATAATTAACAATACATTGAAAAAATTCTACCATTTCTGATTACATATATAACCTTAACTTCTGATTAAACAAGTACCCAATCTATAATACAATGgtgttaaaaaatgacaaaaaacctaagaattttatcaatctattgcttttaaaataaagttactATCTGCATGTACTAAAATACCTGGAATAAGTCATGGCAgcagttttcttttcaaatagatttttttttggggggggggggtccatatTTATAGTatccaaaaagaaaaatatcaaaatttctttcttttcccCGGCTTTTTGCAGGATGTAACAGAGAACCGTTCGAGATACCAAACTACTACGTCATTCACATCCGGGGCTATTCGTTATTGAGACACTGCCCACCAGGTACATTATATATTCCTCACCTGTGTCGATGTGTTACTAGGCGACTCGTTTCAATACTCGTCGAAAACAACCCAATAACCACACGGACAGACCCTTCAATAACGAAAGAGGAGCGTCCACGCTCAAGCCCTGGGGTCAGCAAAGACATGAACCCTGGAGTAAGCACCGATATTCCAATGCTTACCAATTTGTTAGCTGTAAAGGAAGGATTGTTGAATGTGAAAACCAACGGTTGGCTTCAAAACGAAATTATGAAACCGAGCAAAAAACCCATTAAACAGCGCCAGCATAATACAAAAAATTCTACAAAATCACCAGTAGcgttgactttaaaaaataaagcaagAAAATCAAAATCTAAGTCGCGAAAAGGAAAGCGAGAAAAAACGAAAAACAAAgaggaaaaatcaaatgttcagAAGAGTCTCctaaaacataaaaatgacCACCAGCATCACATTGCCGAGAACAGTTCAATTTCCTCACGAAAGGAAGGCCCTGTTATTACAAAACTGAATTTCACAAGGAATCAAGGTGAAACTTTAGTTGTATAAGTATATTTGATTCTTATATTGATATCTAGATATAAAATATGCCCATATTGCTGAAATAACATGCAGCaccttattttgaaataagaataCATTTCAAATTATAATGTTGTAGACACAACAAACCAGAGTTTCTGCAATCCGTACTTCAAATTTGTCTTTGATCGGACAAGTCTTTCCGCGGACAAGAGCGTACCTTCTTCACCGTCAAAATCTCTCCAATATCTTGGTGTCGCTGGAAGCACGGGGGAAACATCAGCCTATTTCGATGGTAACTCGTGGGTAACGGTGTGGGGGATGAGCTATATTACCTTTGCCcctaaatttaaatttcagatACGCTTCCGACTTCGCGAGGATTATCCCTATGAAGACGAGTTTTACACCTTGATTTCCGATGGACCATGTGAAGGTTCCCAACCCCAATACAGTGTGTCAGTGAATCCAGTAAGGCGGGAAATCCACTCATTTATAAAGCTGAATAGCGAGAACGAATTGGACCTGCTTTTGTCTGAAGAAGTATGTAGTGCGTGTTAGAGTGCTAATACTTATGTATAGATTAAAGGGGTTTGTAGTTGGGTGGTATGTTAGGTGGATTTTTAAAACTAGTATAAATTGAGAGGTCTGAAAAAATAACTGAATGGCAAGGCTATGCAAATCAGTCACATTTAAGCTGATTGAATTACAGAGCTTCATCCTACgatatattgagaaaataaaGCGCCTCGGTCAACAAGGTCCAATATATATTGTGCTTGTTTGGGTGGGTAACAGTTCAAACTGACATTCCGAGAATGCCGTTGTTAACTGACGCGAAGAAAATGGTTTTTTCAAGGGgtttcaatttcaactgttactctCTCAAACATgcacgttattttttttttattattttaaatttcttaattttaaagaaaaccttTAGTTACTCCTTTTCCATTGGAAAGACTTGAATTTCTACGGCGAGCCGTACGCGCacaatttacgcgcatgtaacaattcgttttgttatactttcatgttaaatactgaaatctgattggttaagacgcagttaataatatttactattaccctcagcgttagcaacgcacttggcaacgggtaacattaaaaaatgttacatgcgcgaaaattatgcgcgtacggtttgctgtagaattcacgttattcctatataaaagcagtaaaattttcttaaaatttttaaaaaagacattcagtataacaaaataaatagtgcctgtttgggaggataacagttgaaattgacacccctcgaaaaccattgtcaacctccgcttcgcgtcggttgacaatggttttctcggggtgtcaatttcaactgttactcttccaaacaggcactatttatataatgttacccgttgccaggtgggttgctaacgctgagggtaatacaTGTAGAACAGATGATTAagtgcgtctaaaccaatcaaatAGCAGTATTTAGCATGAGACTAtaaaaaattctgtttttatCCGACCTACATGTAGCATATGAGGtttacttaagaaataaacaacgttatttagtgaacatggcgttatgaatagcaattgctctgttggcatattccatgatgcgcgctagcgcatcatggaaaatatgccagcagagcagttgctattcataacgccatgttcactaaataatcgttgtttattacttatatttgcattttaccactcgcaaataccctgt
This region includes:
- the LOC105334643 gene encoding uncharacterized protein, yielding MKTTFFLLCSLLPVIVFSFHGKHGKTIERCNREPFEIPNYYVIHIRGYSLLRHCPPGTLYIPHLCRCVTRRLVSILVENNPITTRTDPSITKEERPRSSPGVSKDMNPGVSTDIPMLTNLLAVKEGLLNVKTNGWLQNEIMKPSKKPIKQRQHNTKNSTKSPVALTLKNKARKSKSKSRKGKREKTKNKEEKSNVQKSLLKHKNDHQHHIAENSSISSRKEGPVITKLNFTRNQDTTNQSFCNPYFKFVFDRTSLSADKSVPSSPSKSLQYLGVAGSTGETSAYFDGNSWVTVWGMSYITFAPKFKFQIRFRLREDYPYEDEFYTLISDGPCEGSQPQYSVSVNPVRREIHSFIKLNSENELDLLLSEEEITKWVTVSLQGTKSEITLSTDSAKTTGNIGVSTIKSSACPMEIGKKTPLSQGFVGFIDTVQFHNCF